The genomic segment AGCATGCAATTTTTGGGCTTGATTATTCTAAGCACTTAAGGTTTGGATTTGCGGCTTTAAAGGCTTCGTAATCGAGTTTTACTTGGGCTGCGTAGGTTTTGGCGATTTTTTGAACTTGTGCGATAAAGTTATCGGCTTGGTCTGCGGCTCGTTTAGCGACATTTTCGGCGAAGACTTTTGCGGTTTGGGTCGTCATTGCTTCGGCGGCACGGCTATGGCAGGTGGCCAGGATTTTGCCCCATTGTTCTGCCATTTTTTCAAAGCGTTTTGCTTTGTTTAGTTCATCTAAAGGAAAGGCTTCTTTGTAGGGCGATCGCTCTCGGATGGAGTAGGATTGAGCGTTTAGTTCGAGCCAACCAAGGTGGTCGTCGGTGTTGCGAATGAGGGCTTTGTAGGCGATCGCATGGCGTTCTGCATCGTTATTAAATTCTGCGTCGTAGGCTTTCTGAAAATCCTCGCCGAGATAAAAATAAGGGGTGGGTTTGCCTTGGGCTTTTAAATCCAGAATGCAATCGTAATCATGGTGATCTTTATCTCCTTCAATTACGACATAGTAGCGGTCTGTACCAAGGGAACCAGTGCCTGCTAGCAGACGTTTAGCGATATCTTTGACGTGAAAATATTTGGGGTCGTAGGCCAGCTCACCTGTGAGAGTATTACCGTATTCTGGCATCAAATCCACAATTTTTTGATAGGTCTCATGGTCAATTTTTTCGAGTTTATCGAGGCTGAGGTCGTAGTAGCGATCGCCTTTTTTTACCTTTGTCCACTTTTCGAGCATTTTTTCACGGCTTTCGTTTTCTTCCACATCTTTCAGGAAATCATCTAGCTTACCGTAGGTATTTTTGGCAGTAAATTCCACTCGAATAGCATTGGGGTCTTTGGCATAAAGGGCGATCGCCTCCAGATATCCCTTACAAAATCTTGCAATAAACGCCTCTTGTTCTTTCCCTTTAAACTTCTGCTGTTTTGCTACCAAAACTAGGCTAATAGCCATGCGCCATAGATCATATTGATAGTTCGAAATTACCGCTTCATCAAAGTCATTCAGATCATAGACAATCTTGCCTTCATCATTATGAAAGCTACCAAAATTGTCAACGTGAAGATCACCTTGTATCCACACTTGCGTTTGAGTATTACTGAATGGTTCTAAAGCCGGATGGTTAGCAAAATCTCGCCAAAATAAATGATTTGTCCCACGAAAAAAGCTAAAGGTATCACAAATCATTTTGGCATATTTGATATTGCGGTTAACATCTGATGTCTTTTGATTCCACTGCTCCAGCTCCGCCAAAACCTCTTCATCCCGTGCGGTTGGCTCAAAATTGAAATGAGATGCCATACAAATTCTTTCCTCAACAAATCATTTGTCTCAATTGTTCTTCCTTAGGGAAGGTGTCCGAAGGGCGGAAGGGGTTTCAATAAGTTGTGCTACCCATGAAAAATCAATCAAATCCAATTTGTTGTTTCAATATCTGCCGTGGTGCGTTACGACGGACAACAAATTTGTAGATTTTTTAGTTGTCTTTTTGCCGTCTCCACACACCCTACATTTACACCATTTCTTAAGCCGCCACTTCTTAAGCCGCTACGTCGCGATCGCCGTATTTGAGAAGTAAAGCAATGGAAATACTAACTGCGAAAATTAGGGTCATACTGAGCGCAGAACCAAAGCCCCAGTTACGGGATAGACCAAGGAATTGATTATAAATTAGGCGAGACATGGTCATACTCGACGCACCACCCAGTAATTCAGGATCCACAAAATCCCCTAGGCCACTAATAAAAACTAAAAGTGATCCCGCCAGAATACCCGGCATCGTTTGGGGAATGGTCACCCGCCAGAAAGTTTCGCTGGGTTTTGCCCCAAGATCCGCAGAGGCTTCGAGGAGTTGTTTATCGAGTTTTTCGACGGAAGCGTACAAAATCAAAACCATGTAAGGCAGATAACTGTAGGCCATCCCAATAAAGACCGCCGTATTCGTATTGAGTAGATTTAACGAAATCCCTGTAAAACTAAGCACTGTATTCAAAACACCCGTCGGACTGAGAATGGTAATCCAAGCATAGGAACGCAACAACGACGATGTCCACAACGGCAAAATAAATCCGAGCAGCAGCAATGTACGCCAACGTTTTGGAGCCATTTGACCAATCCAGTACGCCACGGGAAAGCCCATCAATAAACAGGTAATAGTCGTTCCAAAGGCAAAAAAGAGCGATCGCCCCACGACCCGGAGATTCCCACCCTCAAAAATACGGAGATAGTTATCGATGCCGCTGGGATTAACGAGGTCACCGGGGCGGATATTTGGCACAAGACTCAACTCAAAAATCACTAATGTCGGAAATACCAACAGTAGCAATAACCAAATACCAGAGGGGCCAAGCAACGTGAAAATGCCAGTCCAAGGTAATTTATCGCGGAATTTTTTCTGAGCCATGTTGTCTAGTTCTTCTGCCATAGAAATTAACCACTGGTGAGTTTCGTCCAATATCGGTCATAGATTTCACCCACCTCTTCACCGAGAGGTTTTAAGCCTTCGCATCGATCAATGGTTTCGGAGGAAGGGAATAAATTGGGATTGGTGCGGACATCTTTAGGAAGCAGCTCATAACCGGGACGATTTGGTGTGGCAAAACTAAGGCGCTGGGTAATTTCTGCGGAAACCTGAGCGCGCATCATAAAGCTCATCCAGGCGTAGGCTCCAGCGACATTCGGTGCAGTTCTGGGGATCACAAGGGTATCTGCCCAAACTGACGACCCGCTTTCTGGCACGATGTAGGCAAAGTTGTCATCTTCCTCGGTAATCTCGTTGGCATCGGAGGAATAGCACATCGCCACTAACAAATCGCCACTCAAAATCTGGGTGCGCCATGCGTCGGAGTTAAAGGAGGCGATCGCCGGACGGAGCTCCACTAATTTTTCGTAGGCCTCTCTGACCTTCGATTCTTCTGTTGTATTGTACGAATAACCTAAAGATTTTAACGATGCGCCCATCACTTCCCGGACATCATTGAGGAGGGTCATCCGGCGTGTAAGCTGATCGGCATTTTCCCAGAGATAATCCCAATCGGTCGGCGGTGAGTCGAGGGCACTCTTGTTATAAATTAGCCCTGTCGTGCCCCAACTAATGGGAATACTGTAGGCATTGCCGGGGTCATAGCCGGGGTCAGCAAAGGTCTCAAATAAATTCTCTAAACCATTAATCTGTGAGTGATCTAGCTTCTGTAAAAGCTCCAGATCAATCATCTCTTGGACGATGTAATCTGACGGATAAATAATGCTGTAATCACCGCCACCCTGCGCTTGGATCCGAGCCAACATCGCTTCGTTGGAATCAAACACATCGGCGATCGCCCTGATGCCCGTTTCCGCCTCAAACTGTTTTA from the [Limnothrix rosea] IAM M-220 genome contains:
- a CDS encoding DUF2252 domain-containing protein, which encodes MASHFNFEPTARDEEVLAELEQWNQKTSDVNRNIKYAKMICDTFSFFRGTNHLFWRDFANHPALEPFSNTQTQVWIQGDLHVDNFGSFHNDEGKIVYDLNDFDEAVISNYQYDLWRMAISLVLVAKQQKFKGKEQEAFIARFCKGYLEAIALYAKDPNAIRVEFTAKNTYGKLDDFLKDVEENESREKMLEKWTKVKKGDRYYDLSLDKLEKIDHETYQKIVDLMPEYGNTLTGELAYDPKYFHVKDIAKRLLAGTGSLGTDRYYVVIEGDKDHHDYDCILDLKAQGKPTPYFYLGEDFQKAYDAEFNNDAERHAIAYKALIRNTDDHLGWLELNAQSYSIRERSPYKEAFPLDELNKAKRFEKMAEQWGKILATCHSRAAEAMTTQTAKVFAENVAKRAADQADNFIAQVQKIAKTYAAQVKLDYEAFKAANPNLKCLE
- a CDS encoding ABC transporter permease codes for the protein MAEELDNMAQKKFRDKLPWTGIFTLLGPSGIWLLLLLVFPTLVIFELSLVPNIRPGDLVNPSGIDNYLRIFEGGNLRVVGRSLFFAFGTTITCLLMGFPVAYWIGQMAPKRWRTLLLLGFILPLWTSSLLRSYAWITILSPTGVLNTVLSFTGISLNLLNTNTAVFIGMAYSYLPYMVLILYASVEKLDKQLLEASADLGAKPSETFWRVTIPQTMPGILAGSLLVFISGLGDFVDPELLGGASSMTMSRLIYNQFLGLSRNWGFGSALSMTLIFAVSISIALLLKYGDRDVAA
- a CDS encoding PotD/PotF family extracellular solute-binding protein: MIEGNYDHDNRLLMREQGTQFHGVQLNRRKFLKGSAAALSGFALSSCGWRLADVKPTARRTSTDTLYIYTWAGYTDNKLLKQFEAETGIRAIADVFDSNEAMLARIQAQGGGDYSIIYPSDYIVQEMIDLELLQKLDHSQINGLENLFETFADPGYDPGNAYSIPISWGTTGLIYNKSALDSPPTDWDYLWENADQLTRRMTLLNDVREVMGASLKSLGYSYNTTEESKVREAYEKLVELRPAIASFNSDAWRTQILSGDLLVAMCYSSDANEITEEDDNFAYIVPESGSSVWADTLVIPRTAPNVAGAYAWMSFMMRAQVSAEITQRLSFATPNRPGYELLPKDVRTNPNLFPSSETIDRCEGLKPLGEEVGEIYDRYWTKLTSG